The sequence TTCAAGAGTTAACTCAACCACAAGGCCATAGTACTAGCGGTTCTCACGAACGTTATAAAAGCAAAGAGCGTTTGGAGTGGGAAGTAGCAAACGACTGCAACGTAAAAATGCGCGAGTGGATGATTTCTAGTGAAATTGCTACTGAAGAAACCCTTTCAGAAATTGAAAAAGAAATAAAGAAAAAAGTACGCGATGGAAAAAAAGCTGCGTGGGAAGCTTTCGTTACACCTCAAAAAAAGGAACAAGAAGAAGCTGTTTTATTACTTGGAAACTTATCCGAAAACAGTGCCAACAAAAATTTCATTGAAAAACTAAAAAACGAACTTGCTGCTGAAAAAGAGCCGCTACGTAGAAATATAGTTGCTTCAGCCAGAAAAGCCTTAAGATATGTTGTTTGCGAAGATTCTTCTGAAAAGAAACAACTTCAGGATTGGATTACGAATTACTTCGAAACAATTCAACCTAAATACAGTGCGCATCTCTATTCCGAAGAGAAAGAGAACGCCAAAACCATTAAAGAAGTGCTTCCTTCCTACGCTAACGACGCCGAAGATGTTGATGGGCGTGTAATTATTCGCGATAATTTTGATGCTATTTTCACTAAACACCCTGAAGCTTTAATTTTTGGAGAAGATGCTGGCGAAATTGGCGACGTAAACCAAGGTTTGGAAGGAATGCAGGAAAAATACGGTAAACTAAGAGTTGCTGATGCAGGAATTCGCGAAGCTACCATTCTTGGTCAAGGAATTGGGATGGCCTTACGCGGACTGCGACCAATTGCTGAAATTCAGTATCTAGATTATATATTGTATTGCTTACAAATTATGAGCGATGATCTGGTAACCACGCGTTACCGAACCAACGGTACTCAAAAAGCACCATTGATTGTTAGAACTCGTGGACATCGTCTAGAAGGTATTTGGCATAGTGGTTCGCAAATGGGTGGTTTAATTCACCTTCTTCGTGGAATGTATATTCTTGTACCGCGAAATATGACTAAAGCAGCAGGTTTCTACAACACTTTGCTTGAAACAGACGAACCCGCCTTGGTTATTGAATGTCTTAACGGGTATCGTTTAAAAGAAAAAATGCCAAACAATCTTGGCGAAATTAAAACGCCAATAGGCGTAGTTGAAACCGTAAAAGAAGGAACAGACATCACTTTGGTTTCCTATGGAAGTACTTTAAGAATTGTAGAAGAAGCCGCAAAAGAGCTACAACAAGCTGGCATTGATGCTGAAGTTATTGACGTTCAATCGCTGCTTCCTTTGGATCTTAATCACGATATGGTGAAAAGTGTTGCAAAAACCAACAGACTTCTGGTTATAGATGAAGATGTTCCTGGCGGTGCTTCAGCATACATTTTGAACCAGATTATGGAAATTCAAGGTGGCTATAAATATATGGACAGTAAGCCACAGACGCTTGCAGCAAAGGCACATCGCCCACCTTATGGTACTGATGGCGATTATTTCAGCAAACCTTCTTCAGAAGATATTTACGAGAAAGTTTATGAAATTATGCACGAAGCAAATCCGTCGGAATTTCCGAAGCTTCGCTAGTTAAAATTTCAAAATTAAAAAAACGCATTGTTTAGAGATATATTCACAGTTCGTTTTTTTGATGTATATAAGTCAGTAAAAACTACTCACCTTCCTCTTCCGTTTTTGTTCCTTGCGGCTTAAAATCTACTGGATAGGTATTGTCATCAGGAACGACGGGAAGTTCAGATTCTAAAGTCATTTTCTTGTTGAAAAGCTTTTGATATAGTTCCCGAAACGTATTGAAATCTACGGAGTATGAAATTCCGGTTCCTTGTTCAAAAATCTGGTCCTCGCCAATAAACTGTAGATCTGCCTGTCGGTTAAAGAATTTCATACGAAGGCTTCCATCTTCATTTATTAGCCATTGCACCTCAATATCGCCCGCTACAGCAGTTTCATTTGCACCTCCAACGGGAACACCCACTTTTCCATTAATTAGAATACGCTCGTTAATTTGAGTGGAAAGCGTAAGCCCAACGCGATCTGCGGTTTCCTGATTTGGAGTTCTATTACCAACGGAATAGTCCAAACCAATCTTGAATTTACCATCCTGATCTGCAAATAAATTATTTACCAGTCCTGAAACCCTATCGGCCACCGTTCCTGCAAAAGCGTTGGAACCACCGTAGTTGTCATTCACAAAAGATCCAGTTGCCAATAGGAATATGGCTTGTTGCTGCTTCTGCTCTTCATTTTGGAGTTTGTATTGTAACTCACTTTTCAAAGTAGAACTTACTCTTGGAAAATCAATATCAAATTTAAGTTCGGGTTGCGCAAGTTCGCCATTTAATCCAACAAAAACTTCAACTGGAATTTTTGTGTTTATGGAAGGATTATCCAGCAGTATCGAAGGATTAGCCTCCGTTTTATAAACAGCACTAAGATTTAGGTTTGCCTTTTCTGGAGCGCCGTCCCACGTTATATTTCCGCCGGGAACTACGCCAATATTCTTTTGAATTACACCTCCATATCTAAAATCAAATTCTCCTTCAAACACCTGAAAATCACCATACATTTGGAACTTTCCGTTTGTATTTATTTCAATAAGAAGAATTCCCGCCCCGCGACCTTTTAAAGTGGAATTGTTCACTTTATCCACTACCACTTCCACTTCCGCGTTTTTGTTGAT comes from Aequorivita sublithincola DSM 14238 and encodes:
- a CDS encoding alpha-ketoacid dehydrogenase subunit alpha/beta; translation: MQTDPKTNGEISFNDFKESVLNDYKIAVTSRECSLLGRREVLTGKAKFGIFGDGKEVPQLAWAKAFQNGDWRSGYYRDQTFMMAIGKLTIEQFFAGLYGHTDIKADPMSAGRQMGGHFATHSLNEDGSWKNLTQQKNSSADISPTAGQMPRLLGLAQASKIFRNVKGIEDKTNFSINGNEVAWGTIGNASTSEGLFWETINAAGVLQVPMVISVWDDEYGISVHAKYQTTKENISEVLKGFQRTEDENGYEIIRVNGWDYPELIDVYSRASKIAREEHVPVLIHVQELTQPQGHSTSGSHERYKSKERLEWEVANDCNVKMREWMISSEIATEETLSEIEKEIKKKVRDGKKAAWEAFVTPQKKEQEEAVLLLGNLSENSANKNFIEKLKNELAAEKEPLRRNIVASARKALRYVVCEDSSEKKQLQDWITNYFETIQPKYSAHLYSEEKENAKTIKEVLPSYANDAEDVDGRVIIRDNFDAIFTKHPEALIFGEDAGEIGDVNQGLEGMQEKYGKLRVADAGIREATILGQGIGMALRGLRPIAEIQYLDYILYCLQIMSDDLVTTRYRTNGTQKAPLIVRTRGHRLEGIWHSGSQMGGLIHLLRGMYILVPRNMTKAAGFYNTLLETDEPALVIECLNGYRLKEKMPNNLGEIKTPIGVVETVKEGTDITLVSYGSTLRIVEEAAKELQQAGIDAEVIDVQSLLPLDLNHDMVKSVAKTNRLLVIDEDVPGGASAYILNQIMEIQGGYKYMDSKPQTLAAKAHRPPYGTDGDYFSKPSSEDIYEKVYEIMHEANPSEFPKLR